The Haloplanus salinarum genome includes a region encoding these proteins:
- a CDS encoding PH domain-containing protein, which yields MASRPDWFSLDTGETVVWEGAPRVRRVLPAVVAATLWIALLAAGAVLAGRTLVLSTPVVVGGAVLLALPAVAGVAWRYLRTVNVEYVLTDRNCYRKRGVLSTSVTRVGLADVERTALHKDVWGRLFDYGAVSISTAGTDGVDLRFTDLDDPETLRDELRRLVGAERGSGLAAASSGPAGAGLDAATADTLLTEFGALRAAADRLDREVSDG from the coding sequence ATGGCCTCTCGTCCCGATTGGTTCTCGCTCGACACCGGCGAGACGGTCGTCTGGGAGGGCGCGCCGCGGGTGCGTCGCGTCCTGCCGGCGGTCGTCGCGGCGACCCTCTGGATCGCTCTCCTCGCGGCCGGCGCGGTCCTCGCCGGCCGGACGCTCGTCCTGTCCACGCCGGTCGTCGTCGGCGGTGCCGTCCTCCTCGCGCTCCCGGCGGTCGCCGGGGTCGCGTGGCGCTACCTGCGGACGGTCAACGTCGAGTACGTCCTCACCGACCGGAACTGCTACCGCAAGCGGGGCGTCCTGTCGACGAGCGTCACGCGCGTCGGCCTCGCGGACGTCGAGCGCACCGCCCTCCACAAGGACGTCTGGGGGCGCCTCTTCGACTACGGGGCCGTCTCGATCAGCACCGCGGGCACCGACGGCGTCGACCTCCGGTTCACCGACCTCGACGACCCCGAGACCCTCCGCGACGAACTCCGACGGCTGGTGGGCGCGGAGAGGGGAAGCGGGCTCGCCGCGGCGTCGTCGGGACCCGCGGGGGCCGGACTGGACGCCGCGACGGCCGATACGCTCCTGACCGAGTTCGGCGCGCTGCGCGCGGCGGCCGACCGCCTGGACCGGGAGGTGAGCGACGGATGA
- a CDS encoding OBG GTPase family GTP-binding protein: MGLEEEIEDLREEIAETPYNKSTEQHIGRLKAKLAEKKEKLERQASSGGGGGYAVEKTGDATVGLVGFPSVGKSTLLNALTNAESEVGEYEFTTLDVNPGMLKHNGANIQILDVPGLIEGAAGGRGGGQEVLSVVRTTDLVVFLLSVFEIQHYDRLREELYANKVRLDTSPPNLSINKTGKGGLRVTTTDDVSLDEGTIKSVLREHGYVNADVTIRGDCSIDELIDGIQDNRVYLPSIVAVNKADLIDKDYLPTVEEALRDHGLDPDDVVFISAEDGRGLDALKEEIWDALGLIRVYMDKPGRGVDYEEPLVLRDGEHTVDDALSKLGGTLDERFRFARVTGPSAQHDEQQVGRDHELQDEDVMRVVARR, encoded by the coding sequence ATGGGTCTGGAGGAGGAGATCGAGGACCTCCGCGAGGAGATCGCCGAGACGCCGTACAACAAATCCACCGAGCAGCACATCGGTCGGCTGAAGGCGAAACTGGCGGAGAAAAAGGAGAAACTCGAACGGCAGGCCTCCTCGGGTGGCGGCGGCGGCTACGCCGTCGAGAAGACCGGCGACGCCACCGTCGGCCTCGTCGGTTTCCCCAGCGTCGGCAAGTCCACCCTGCTCAACGCCCTCACCAACGCCGAAAGCGAGGTCGGCGAGTACGAGTTCACCACCCTCGACGTGAACCCGGGGATGCTCAAACACAACGGCGCCAACATCCAGATCCTCGACGTGCCGGGGCTGATCGAGGGAGCCGCCGGCGGCCGCGGTGGCGGACAGGAGGTGTTGTCGGTCGTGCGGACGACCGACCTCGTCGTCTTCCTCCTCTCGGTGTTCGAGATTCAGCACTACGACCGCCTCCGCGAGGAACTGTACGCCAACAAGGTCCGCCTCGACACGTCGCCGCCGAACCTCTCGATCAACAAGACCGGCAAGGGTGGCCTCCGGGTCACCACTACGGACGACGTGAGCCTCGACGAGGGGACGATCAAGAGCGTCCTGCGGGAACACGGCTACGTCAACGCCGACGTGACGATCCGGGGTGACTGCTCCATCGACGAACTCATCGACGGCATCCAGGACAACCGGGTCTACCTCCCCTCCATCGTCGCGGTCAACAAGGCCGACCTGATCGACAAGGACTACCTCCCGACCGTGGAGGAAGCACTCCGCGACCACGGCCTCGACCCCGACGACGTGGTCTTCATCAGCGCCGAGGACGGACGCGGTCTCGACGCGCTCAAAGAGGAGATCTGGGACGCACTGGGCCTGATCCGCGTGTACATGGACAAGCCGGGCCGCGGCGTCGACTACGAGGAACCGCTCGTCCTGCGCGACGGGGAACACACCGTCGACGACGCGCTCTCGAAACTCGGCGGGACCCTCGACGAGCGGTTCCGCTTCGCCCGCGTCACCGGCCCCAGCGCGCAACACGACGAACAGCAGGTCGGCCGCGACCACGAACTTCAGGACGAGGACGTGATGCGCGTCGTCGCCCGACGATAG
- a CDS encoding DUF7541 family protein, translating into MDEQPGLSDQYRMASPWPPFVALGIPIAELGILFDVFVVAVAGLLLFCGSLTGMIREAGYAETAWRPLAVFAVLLFAVGGVLAFTDVALVTRGYAVIAAGAILAAAGVAGELFVPEREPI; encoded by the coding sequence ATGGACGAGCAACCGGGGCTGAGTGACCAGTACCGGATGGCGAGCCCCTGGCCGCCCTTCGTCGCGCTCGGCATCCCCATCGCGGAACTCGGCATCCTGTTCGACGTGTTCGTCGTCGCCGTGGCGGGACTGCTCCTGTTCTGTGGGAGCCTCACCGGAATGATCCGCGAGGCGGGCTACGCCGAGACGGCCTGGCGGCCGCTTGCGGTCTTCGCCGTCCTCCTGTTCGCCGTGGGCGGGGTCCTCGCCTTCACCGACGTCGCACTCGTGACCCGCGGCTACGCCGTCATCGCCGCGGGCGCCATCCTCGCCGCCGCCGGCGTGGCCGGGGAACTGTTCGTCCCCGAGCGGGAACCGATCTGA
- a CDS encoding J domain-containing protein, giving the protein MGVAVALLIAGIFVAGDRLFPTPSPDRRRRIDGTDRRRAEIRTYLDTVGERYVEDASVHAETVAFYLPERAVAITFDPQAYFAIDGTDTHAVLCEHEMPASALGRRLPFDVPEAGRRRSTAGGESVGAAFSRLGLQPTADAEEVRAAYRRRVKDVHPDQGGDSESFRRLREAYATAKEHAD; this is encoded by the coding sequence ATGGGCGTCGCCGTCGCCCTCCTGATCGCGGGCATCTTCGTCGCCGGGGATCGGCTCTTCCCCACCCCGTCGCCGGATCGGCGCCGCCGGATCGACGGGACCGACCGCCGTCGCGCGGAGATCCGGACCTACCTCGACACCGTCGGCGAGCGGTACGTCGAGGATGCGTCGGTCCACGCGGAGACGGTCGCTTTCTACCTGCCCGAACGGGCGGTCGCCATCACCTTCGATCCGCAGGCGTACTTCGCCATCGACGGGACGGACACACACGCCGTCCTCTGTGAGCACGAGATGCCCGCGTCGGCGCTCGGTCGGCGACTCCCCTTCGACGTGCCCGAGGCCGGACGCCGGCGGTCGACGGCGGGAGGCGAGTCGGTCGGCGCCGCGTTCTCGCGGCTCGGCCTCCAGCCGACGGCCGACGCCGAGGAGGTCCGAGCGGCGTATCGACGGCGCGTGAAGGACGTCCACCCCGATCAGGGCGGGGACAGCGAGTCCTTCCGTCGCCTCCGCGAGGCCTACGCGACGGCCAAAGAGCACGCTGACTAG
- a CDS encoding RNA-protein complex protein Nop10, giving the protein MKADIRVCGSWERAHDRPVYTLDETCPECGAEAVNSAPAPFDPADPYGEYRRALKRRERE; this is encoded by the coding sequence ATGAAGGCGGACATCCGGGTGTGTGGCTCGTGGGAGCGTGCCCACGACCGCCCGGTGTACACGCTCGACGAGACCTGTCCGGAGTGCGGCGCCGAGGCGGTCAACAGCGCGCCCGCGCCGTTCGATCCTGCGGACCCGTACGGGGAGTACCGACGCGCTCTTAAGCGCCGCGAACGCGAATAG
- a CDS encoding TIGR04206 family protein translates to MPASPTRRLGAILALLAVPWSVQTFAGGRPPTFVFPWGLANVDPVGVTFLWDFLLRYTRGLPPYITAWPLSVACYLLALTSAAAGCRGREDRRVTAGLLVAAGVAQLTLARGFSVQPGRVAWPLGTVACWAVAWWYYARPFLASGGNG, encoded by the coding sequence GTGCCCGCGTCCCCGACCCGCCGACTCGGCGCCATCCTCGCGCTCCTCGCGGTGCCGTGGTCGGTCCAGACCTTCGCCGGCGGGCGTCCGCCGACGTTCGTGTTCCCGTGGGGACTGGCCAACGTCGATCCCGTCGGCGTCACTTTCCTCTGGGACTTCCTCCTCCGTTACACGCGCGGTCTGCCACCGTACATCACCGCCTGGCCGCTCTCGGTCGCGTGTTACCTCCTCGCGCTCACGAGCGCCGCCGCGGGCTGCCGCGGCCGCGAGGATCGCCGGGTGACTGCCGGCCTCCTCGTCGCCGCCGGCGTGGCGCAGTTGACCCTCGCCCGCGGCTTCTCGGTCCAGCCCGGACGGGTCGCCTGGCCGCTCGGAACCGTCGCCTGCTGGGCGGTCGCCTGGTGGTACTACGCACGGCCGTTCCTCGCGTCCGGCGGGAACGGCTGA
- the pdhA gene encoding pyruvate dehydrogenase (acetyl-transferring) E1 component subunit alpha has product MTVDYEDADFVRVLDEDGVPVDEDAIPDLDDGTLLDMYRDMRLTRHFDERAINIQRQGRLGTFASCAGQEGAQVGSTYALADDDWILYQYREHGAVVVRDLDAGYLSYWMGHESGNATLADKHVFPLNITIADHLPHAVGMSWASKLKGDDRAAVVHFGDGATSEGDFHEAMNFAGVFDTPTVFFCNNNGWAISHPVERQTASDTIAEKAAAYGMEGVRVDGMDPLACYTVTKEAVERARDPDDDETRPTLIEAVTYRYGAHTTADDPTVYRDEEEVERWKDRDPLDRFAAFLRRTGRLDDDRDDEIRAGVEDHVAAVVEAAAEVEADPASMFDHAYGDLPPALRQQRAGFLDILDRYGDEAFVRD; this is encoded by the coding sequence TTGACCGTGGACTACGAGGACGCCGACTTCGTCCGGGTGCTGGACGAGGACGGCGTCCCGGTCGACGAGGACGCGATTCCGGATCTGGACGACGGGACGCTCCTCGACATGTACCGCGACATGCGCCTGACCCGTCACTTCGACGAGCGGGCGATCAACATCCAGCGGCAGGGCCGACTCGGCACCTTCGCCTCGTGTGCGGGGCAGGAGGGCGCGCAGGTGGGCTCGACGTACGCCCTCGCCGACGACGACTGGATCCTCTATCAGTACCGCGAACACGGCGCGGTGGTCGTCCGCGACCTGGACGCCGGCTACCTGTCGTACTGGATGGGCCACGAGTCGGGCAACGCGACCCTCGCGGACAAACACGTCTTCCCGCTGAACATCACCATCGCCGACCACCTGCCCCACGCGGTCGGGATGTCGTGGGCGTCGAAGCTGAAAGGCGACGACCGTGCGGCGGTCGTCCACTTCGGCGACGGCGCCACGAGCGAGGGCGACTTCCACGAGGCGATGAACTTCGCGGGCGTGTTCGACACCCCGACGGTCTTCTTCTGTAACAACAACGGCTGGGCCATCTCCCATCCGGTCGAGCGCCAGACGGCGAGCGACACCATCGCGGAGAAGGCGGCGGCCTACGGCATGGAGGGCGTCCGCGTCGACGGGATGGATCCGCTCGCGTGTTACACGGTGACGAAGGAGGCCGTCGAGCGGGCCCGCGACCCCGACGACGACGAGACGCGCCCGACGCTGATCGAGGCCGTCACCTACCGCTACGGCGCCCACACGACCGCGGACGATCCGACCGTCTACCGCGACGAGGAGGAAGTCGAGCGTTGGAAGGACCGCGACCCGCTGGACCGGTTCGCGGCCTTCCTCCGTCGGACCGGCCGCCTGGACGACGACCGGGACGACGAGATCAGGGCGGGAGTCGAGGACCACGTCGCGGCGGTCGTCGAGGCGGCGGCCGAGGTGGAGGCCGACCCGGCCTCCATGTTCGATCACGCCTACGGCGACCTGCCGCCGGCACTCCGCCAGCAGCGCGCGGGCTTTCTCGACATCCTGGACCGCTACGGCGACGAGGCGTTCGTGCGGGACTGA
- a CDS encoding metallophosphoesterase — translation MPPSTPPTQGRAVHLPSAAALVVADLHVGRAAASNAGPLLDERADLRERLAAVVAATDPETVVLAGDLLHRFGTPRARAVGTLRTLAGRIRAAGARPVAVAGNHDGGLDDAWPGPVHDAYRLADGTVVCHGHEAPATDAARYVCGHVHPALTVEGDKRDCFLWTESGYRDRPTLVLPAFSAVAAGVRVERRDDVDSPLVSTLDAARPGVVADGETLWFPPLSDLRPHLRRR, via the coding sequence GTGCCCCCCTCGACTCCGCCGACGCAGGGCCGTGCGGTCCACCTCCCGTCGGCCGCGGCGCTCGTCGTCGCCGACCTCCACGTCGGCCGGGCCGCGGCGTCGAACGCCGGTCCCCTGCTCGACGAGCGCGCGGACCTCCGGGAGCGCCTCGCCGCGGTCGTCGCGGCGACCGATCCGGAGACGGTCGTTCTCGCGGGCGACCTGCTCCACCGGTTCGGGACGCCGCGGGCGCGGGCGGTCGGGACGCTCCGGACGCTCGCGGGGCGGATCCGGGCGGCCGGTGCCCGCCCCGTCGCCGTCGCGGGCAACCACGACGGCGGCCTCGACGACGCGTGGCCGGGGCCGGTCCACGACGCCTACCGACTCGCCGACGGAACCGTCGTCTGTCACGGTCACGAGGCGCCCGCGACCGACGCCGCGCGGTACGTCTGCGGGCACGTCCACCCGGCGCTGACGGTCGAGGGCGACAAGCGCGACTGCTTTCTCTGGACCGAGTCGGGGTACCGCGACCGGCCGACGCTCGTGCTCCCGGCGTTCTCGGCGGTCGCCGCCGGCGTCCGGGTCGAGCGACGTGACGACGTCGACTCGCCGCTGGTGTCGACCCTCGACGCGGCCCGTCCCGGCGTGGTCGCCGACGGGGAGACGCTGTGGTTTCCCCCACTTTCCGACCTGCGCCCCCACCTCCGGCGGCGATAG
- a CDS encoding DUF6684 family protein, with translation MSTKVFDRDTMLDLTVNFIPLFILFFFIVGYSLYNPFTLGSTERILQYVLLGAPFALLAILTYLSGKAIASTEKTSPVYMPGAATVDGAEPIEDEHEE, from the coding sequence ATGTCGACGAAAGTGTTCGATCGGGACACGATGCTCGATCTGACGGTGAATTTCATCCCACTGTTCATCCTCTTCTTTTTCATCGTCGGCTACAGCCTATACAACCCATTCACCCTGGGGTCGACCGAGCGCATTCTCCAGTACGTGCTACTGGGCGCACCCTTCGCCCTGCTCGCGATTCTGACCTACCTCTCGGGGAAGGCGATCGCGTCGACGGAGAAGACCAGCCCGGTGTACATGCCCGGGGCGGCGACGGTCGACGGGGCGGAGCCGATCGAGGACGAACACGAGGAGTAG
- a CDS encoding translation initiation factor IF-2 subunit alpha, giving the protein MKYSGWPEPGELVVGKVDEITDFGVFVDLEEYEDKRGLAHISEVASGWIKNVRDHVREGQTVVAKVLDVDEGSQQIDLSIKDVNEHQHKEKIQEWKNEQKADKWMTLALGEDVADEEYRRVADALLAEFESLYDAFESAAIHGTEALDDVDLDDDDVETVVSTARENVSVPYVNVTGYVDLECPNGDGVDHIKEALQAAEGNGDVSDEIELSVSYVGSPEYRIQVQAPDYKRAESELEASAERAREAITTAGGTARYHRERETDDE; this is encoded by the coding sequence ATGAAGTACAGTGGCTGGCCCGAACCGGGTGAACTCGTCGTCGGCAAGGTCGACGAGATAACCGACTTCGGCGTGTTCGTCGACCTCGAGGAGTACGAGGACAAGCGCGGGCTCGCACACATCAGCGAGGTCGCCAGCGGCTGGATCAAGAACGTCCGCGACCACGTCCGCGAGGGACAGACGGTCGTCGCGAAGGTGCTCGACGTCGACGAGGGGTCCCAGCAGATCGACCTCTCGATCAAGGACGTCAACGAGCACCAGCACAAGGAGAAGATTCAGGAGTGGAAAAACGAGCAGAAGGCCGACAAGTGGATGACACTCGCCCTCGGCGAGGACGTCGCCGACGAGGAGTACCGGCGGGTCGCCGACGCGCTCCTCGCGGAGTTCGAGAGCCTCTACGACGCCTTCGAGTCGGCGGCCATCCACGGCACCGAGGCCCTCGACGACGTCGACCTCGACGACGACGACGTCGAGACGGTCGTCTCCACGGCCCGCGAGAACGTCTCGGTCCCCTACGTCAACGTCACGGGCTACGTCGACCTGGAGTGTCCGAACGGGGACGGCGTCGACCACATCAAGGAGGCGCTGCAGGCCGCGGAAGGCAACGGCGACGTGAGCGACGAGATCGAACTGTCGGTCTCCTACGTCGGGTCGCCGGAGTACCGTATCCAGGTGCAGGCCCCCGACTACAAGCGGGCGGAGTCGGAACTCGAAGCCAGCGCCGAGCGCGCCCGCGAGGCAATCACGACGGCGGGCGGCACGGCACGGTACCACCGCGAGCGCGAGACCGACGACGAATGA
- a CDS encoding 50S ribosomal protein L44e, translating into MQMPRRFNTYCPHCNGHFEHEVEKVRRGRETGMKWIDRQRERNTSTIGNAGKFSKVPGGDKPTKKTNLKYRCSECGKAHMREGWRAGRLEFQE; encoded by the coding sequence ATGCAGATGCCACGCCGATTCAACACGTACTGCCCGCACTGCAACGGGCACTTCGAGCACGAGGTCGAGAAAGTGCGTCGCGGTCGCGAGACGGGGATGAAGTGGATCGACCGCCAGCGCGAGCGCAACACGTCCACCATCGGCAACGCCGGGAAGTTCTCGAAGGTGCCGGGTGGCGACAAGCCCACCAAGAAGACCAACCTGAAGTACCGCTGTTCCGAGTGTGGCAAGGCTCACATGCGCGAGGGATGGCGCGCGGGTCGACTGGAGTTCCAGGAATGA
- a CDS encoding PH domain-containing protein, giving the protein MSEASVDDGPPPEWLSLDPDEEVVWTGQPAFETLYGTIATGLVLTVVLIGFLILLGVPFAYFRIQNTEYVVTTQSLYVKQGIFSTNIETVDLDRIQNTEFNRSFWGKQFDYGSISISTAGSSGAEISFDGIPDAPAVRDRITELKRQRTEREGGEGEGGDRPASADQLAELIEEVRATREAFERVERRLADGEEDGDPDDQSRTNASSP; this is encoded by the coding sequence ATGAGCGAGGCGTCGGTCGACGACGGACCCCCGCCCGAGTGGCTCTCGCTCGACCCCGACGAGGAGGTCGTCTGGACCGGCCAGCCGGCCTTCGAGACGCTCTACGGCACCATCGCGACCGGCCTCGTGTTGACCGTCGTGTTGATCGGCTTCCTGATCCTCCTCGGGGTGCCCTTCGCCTACTTCCGGATCCAGAACACCGAGTACGTGGTCACCACCCAGTCGCTGTACGTCAAGCAGGGCATCTTCTCGACCAACATCGAGACGGTCGACCTCGACCGCATCCAGAACACGGAGTTCAACCGGAGCTTCTGGGGCAAGCAGTTCGACTACGGCTCCATCTCGATCAGCACGGCCGGCAGCAGCGGCGCCGAGATATCCTTCGACGGCATCCCGGACGCCCCCGCCGTCCGCGACCGCATCACCGAGTTGAAGCGCCAGCGGACGGAGCGAGAGGGCGGCGAGGGCGAGGGCGGCGACCGGCCCGCGAGCGCGGACCAGCTGGCCGAGTTGATCGAGGAGGTCCGGGCCACCCGCGAGGCGTTCGAACGGGTCGAGCGTCGGCTCGCGGACGGCGAGGAGGACGGCGACCCCGACGATCAGTCCCGCACGAACGCCTCGTCGCCGTAG
- a CDS encoding NAD(P)/FAD-dependent oxidoreductase → MDDTPSVAVAGAGLAGLVAARHLADAGADVTVFERREEVGGRVRTRRRDGFTLDRGFQVLFTAYPAVREELDLAALDLQSFSPGAVIARPGERSTLSDPLRDPLSLTDTLFNREVTTTDKLRTLALRQHVGGRDEAAIFGSPDAPIDEYLRDWGFSTDYLDNFVAPFYGGIMLDRSLSTSKRVFEYTFKAMSEGLIALPAAGMAAVPEQLATRARETGATVHREEPVAAVTADGGGVTVETERRTVEADAAVVATDPRTAKRLTGVPSVPTAARPSVTAYLSLPDGPALDDARKIHLNAADDRPNAVVPLSAVAPSYAPDDRRLLCATFLGDDALDTADEALVEATREALAAWYPERRFGGLEHVHTDRIEFAQFAQPPGVHDDLPAVDDPSGPVYLAGDYTAWSSIQGAMRSGREAAAAALSGV, encoded by the coding sequence ATGGACGACACACCGTCGGTCGCCGTCGCGGGCGCCGGACTGGCGGGGCTCGTCGCCGCGCGACACCTCGCCGACGCCGGCGCCGACGTCACCGTGTTCGAACGCCGCGAGGAGGTGGGCGGCCGGGTCCGGACCCGCCGCCGGGACGGCTTCACCCTCGACCGGGGCTTCCAGGTCCTCTTCACCGCCTATCCGGCCGTCCGGGAGGAACTCGACCTCGCCGCGCTCGATCTGCAGTCGTTCTCGCCGGGCGCCGTCATCGCCCGCCCCGGCGAGCGGTCGACGCTCTCGGATCCCCTGCGCGACCCCCTCTCGCTCACCGACACCCTGTTCAACCGCGAGGTGACGACGACCGACAAGCTCCGGACGCTCGCCCTCCGCCAGCACGTCGGCGGGCGCGACGAGGCGGCCATCTTCGGGAGCCCCGACGCCCCCATCGACGAGTACCTCCGCGACTGGGGCTTCTCCACGGACTACCTCGACAACTTCGTCGCGCCCTTCTACGGCGGCATCATGCTCGACCGGTCGCTCTCGACGTCCAAGCGCGTCTTCGAGTACACCTTCAAGGCGATGAGCGAGGGGCTGATCGCCCTCCCGGCGGCGGGGATGGCCGCCGTCCCCGAACAGTTGGCGACGCGGGCCCGCGAGACCGGGGCGACGGTCCACCGCGAGGAGCCCGTCGCCGCGGTCACGGCCGACGGCGGCGGGGTGACCGTCGAAACCGAGCGCCGAACCGTCGAGGCCGACGCCGCCGTCGTCGCCACCGACCCGCGGACGGCAAAGCGTCTGACCGGCGTGCCGTCGGTTCCCACGGCCGCCCGGCCGTCCGTCACGGCGTATCTCTCCCTGCCCGACGGACCCGCCCTCGACGACGCGCGGAAGATCCACCTGAACGCGGCCGACGACCGGCCGAACGCCGTCGTCCCGCTCTCCGCGGTGGCGCCGAGTTACGCCCCCGACGACCGCCGACTGCTCTGTGCCACCTTCCTCGGCGACGACGCGCTCGATACGGCCGACGAGGCGCTCGTCGAGGCGACCCGCGAGGCGCTCGCGGCGTGGTACCCCGAGCGGCGGTTCGGCGGGCTGGAACACGTCCACACCGACCGGATCGAGTTCGCCCAGTTCGCCCAGCCGCCGGGCGTCCACGACGACCTGCCGGCCGTCGACGACCCGTCGGGTCCCGTCTACCTCGCCGGGGATTACACGGCGTGGTCGTCGATTCAGGGGGCGATGCGGAGCGGGCGGGAGGCCGCAGCAGCGGCGCTATCGGGGGTGTGA
- a CDS encoding VOC family protein, with protein sequence MDGTLDHVMMRVADLDDSLEWYQSTLDYEEKDRWEADDFTIVYLGPEDMHEEGAMLELTHNHDGGPTEMGDAWGHIAVRVEDVYDAYEELMDAGVEDYRDPDSCGGSYAFVTDPDGHEVELVERDQGARWSLDHTMIRVEDADEALGFWTRKFEHVPTGRWEAGTFANYFTKPAGAAPEAMAVELTYNYDGRSYDMGDGWGHLCVRVDDLHEDWEQLMEREAADYRDPASCDDMYAFTTDQDGHEIELIERESLSPPLFPE encoded by the coding sequence ATGGACGGAACGCTCGATCACGTCATGATGCGAGTCGCGGATCTCGACGACTCGCTGGAGTGGTATCAGTCCACCCTCGACTACGAGGAGAAGGACCGCTGGGAGGCCGATGACTTCACCATCGTCTACCTCGGTCCCGAGGACATGCACGAGGAGGGGGCGATGCTGGAGCTCACGCACAACCACGACGGCGGGCCCACGGAGATGGGCGACGCGTGGGGGCACATCGCCGTTCGCGTCGAGGACGTCTACGACGCCTACGAGGAACTGATGGACGCCGGCGTCGAGGATTACCGCGACCCCGACTCCTGTGGCGGGAGTTACGCGTTCGTGACGGATCCCGACGGCCACGAGGTGGAGCTGGTCGAACGGGACCAGGGCGCCCGGTGGAGCCTGGATCACACCATGATCCGCGTCGAGGACGCCGACGAGGCTCTGGGCTTCTGGACCCGGAAGTTCGAACACGTCCCGACGGGTCGCTGGGAGGCCGGTACCTTCGCCAACTACTTCACCAAGCCCGCGGGCGCGGCGCCGGAGGCGATGGCGGTCGAGCTCACCTACAACTACGACGGGCGGAGCTACGACATGGGCGACGGCTGGGGACATCTCTGTGTCCGCGTCGACGACCTGCACGAGGACTGGGAGCAACTGATGGAACGCGAGGCGGCTGACTATCGCGACCCCGCCTCCTGTGACGACATGTACGCGTTCACGACGGACCAGGACGGTCACGAGATCGAACTCATCGAGCGCGAGAGCCTGTCGCCGCCGCTGTTTCCCGAGTGA
- a CDS encoding 30S ribosomal protein S27e — MTGNFVTVECADCGNEQTVFDKVSTTVNCAVCGSTLARPTGGHAAFEGEVTGTVEAR, encoded by the coding sequence ATGACGGGGAACTTCGTCACCGTCGAGTGCGCCGACTGTGGCAACGAACAGACCGTCTTCGACAAGGTGTCGACGACGGTGAACTGCGCGGTCTGCGGGAGCACGCTCGCCCGCCCGACGGGCGGCCACGCCGCCTTCGAGGGCGAGGTCACCGGCACCGTCGAGGCACGCTGA
- a CDS encoding proteasome assembly chaperone family protein: MDAIEIETVAEATPSDPVLIEGLPGVGHVGKLAAEYLLEEFESELVRRVYADEFPPQVSIDDEGVAELVCAEFHAVETEGRDLLVLTGDHQAGSNAGHYHLTEAFLDVATELGTDRLFALGGVPTGELIEEYHVLGAVTDADLKGDLTDAGVEFRDDEPAGGIVGVSGLLLGLGRRRGLDAACLMGETSGYLVDPKSARAVLEVLESVLGFELDYESLEDRAEEMEEVVGKIQEMQNQSAQVPTDDDLRYIG; encoded by the coding sequence ATGGACGCCATCGAGATCGAGACGGTCGCGGAGGCGACGCCGTCGGACCCGGTGTTGATCGAGGGGCTCCCCGGCGTCGGCCACGTTGGCAAACTCGCCGCGGAGTACCTGCTGGAGGAGTTCGAGAGCGAACTCGTCCGCCGCGTCTACGCCGACGAGTTCCCGCCGCAGGTGAGCATCGACGACGAGGGTGTCGCCGAACTGGTCTGTGCCGAGTTCCACGCCGTCGAGACCGAGGGCCGCGACCTGCTCGTCCTCACCGGCGACCACCAGGCCGGGAGCAACGCCGGCCACTACCACCTCACCGAGGCGTTCCTCGACGTCGCCACGGAGCTCGGGACCGACCGGCTCTTCGCCCTCGGCGGCGTCCCCACCGGCGAACTCATCGAGGAGTACCACGTCCTCGGCGCGGTGACCGACGCCGACCTGAAGGGGGACCTGACGGACGCGGGCGTCGAGTTCCGCGACGACGAGCCCGCCGGCGGCATCGTCGGCGTCAGCGGCCTGTTGCTGGGGCTCGGCCGCCGTCGCGGCCTCGACGCCGCCTGCCTGATGGGCGAGACCAGCGGCTACTTGGTCGATCCCAAGAGTGCCCGGGCCGTCCTCGAAGTGCTGGAGTCGGTCCTCGGGTTCGAACTCGACTACGAGTCCCTGGAGGACCGGGCCGAGGAGATGGAGGAGGTCGTCGGCAAGATCCAGGAGATGCAAAACCAGAGCGCCCAGGTGCCGACCGACGACGACCTCCGGTATATCGGCTGA